Proteins encoded in a region of the Halioglobus maricola genome:
- a CDS encoding BamA/TamA family outer membrane protein, translated as MLAAVPTVRFIAASILAHCLASAAYSDEGAPDQAEESPWLLTPTVSADPKLGTTIGGVVGYITAFDEGSSPSLVTGFATYSDTDSYMAGIYGDTYFGADEHKLMFGFIKGKVRNDYDDFLGTGRPAKTEDNIESLFARYMNRFGASDWYLGGQVIMSDYVVGADGFFDLILEQAGLTGFQSNGLGLAAEYDDRDHLRNPTSGQHLVAHNVAYRESLGGEESFDALQLNYSHYMKWGEKEHVLATNARGRWTHDAPNSGYSSLNMRGYTRGNYLGEHYTHLNLDARFNIKGRWGASLFGGVGCLYSKFSSCDESDNLFPMAGAGIIFDLKPEAGIVLRLEYAKGKSDNEAYYLSLGQPF; from the coding sequence ATGTTAGCTGCCGTTCCAACAGTGCGATTCATCGCAGCTAGTATCCTGGCCCACTGCCTGGCAAGCGCTGCCTACAGCGACGAGGGTGCCCCCGATCAAGCAGAGGAATCCCCCTGGCTGCTCACACCCACGGTCAGCGCCGATCCGAAGCTCGGCACTACAATCGGCGGTGTCGTCGGCTATATCACCGCCTTCGACGAGGGTTCCTCGCCTTCGCTGGTAACTGGCTTTGCGACCTACAGCGACACCGACTCCTATATGGCCGGGATTTACGGCGACACCTATTTCGGTGCCGACGAACACAAACTCATGTTCGGTTTTATCAAGGGCAAGGTTCGCAACGACTACGACGATTTTCTCGGCACAGGTCGCCCGGCAAAAACCGAAGACAACATAGAGTCTCTTTTCGCCCGTTATATGAACAGGTTCGGGGCCAGTGACTGGTACCTGGGCGGGCAAGTCATCATGTCCGACTATGTCGTCGGAGCCGATGGCTTTTTTGATCTGATCCTGGAGCAGGCCGGGCTGACTGGCTTCCAGTCCAATGGACTCGGTCTGGCAGCTGAATACGACGACCGCGACCATTTGCGCAATCCGACCAGTGGCCAACACTTGGTCGCTCACAATGTTGCCTATCGCGAGAGCCTGGGTGGCGAAGAATCATTTGACGCACTGCAACTAAATTACAGTCACTACATGAAATGGGGCGAGAAGGAGCATGTCCTGGCGACCAATGCTCGCGGACGCTGGACCCACGACGCGCCCAACTCCGGCTACTCATCGTTGAATATGCGTGGCTACACTCGCGGCAACTATCTCGGCGAACACTACACGCATCTCAATCTGGACGCTCGCTTCAACATAAAGGGACGTTGGGGGGCATCGCTGTTCGGCGGAGTGGGCTGCCTCTACTCGAAGTTCTCTTCCTGCGACGAATCCGACAACCTCTTTCCAATGGCCGGCGCCGGTATAATTTTCGATCTGAAGCCTGAGGCAGGCATTGTATTACGGCTTGAATATGCCAAAGGCAAGAGTGATAACGAGGCCTATTATCTGAGTCTGGGGCAGCCCTTCTAG
- a CDS encoding acyl-CoA synthetase: protein MHDNIGQFLSKRAAITPQREAFVEWERGRRFTFAQLNERSNRIANTLLAKGIAPGDRVATLLKNGIEFVESYFAIAKIGAVMVPVNWRLVATEIHFILEDSGAAALIFDADFDDSIATLQTVQPSLPCLHWIRCGSELADLPCDDYDTLLAAANPAEPHIGAGDDDNLFIMYTSGTTGHPKGAVHSHTGMIWSQFTSMSTSDMRGDDRFLLPLPMFHVGCLNPVSLLVHRGGTGVIMRDLDMGQMFRCIDAQKVSIFMAVPALLQFMLNAPERAECDISSVRWIATGAAPVPTSLLDAWAALGISIHQAYGLTESCGPGTLLLPDDAAEHVGSCGRAQMHTEIKIVDAHGNTVAMGSGEAGELVLSGRHMMKGYWNRPEATAEALRDGWLYTGDIATWDAEGFVTICDRKKDMIISGGENIYPAELENVLAACPDVQEAAVIGVASEKWGETPLALVVPAPGTSPDSDSLRAWCREHLAGYKVPQLYECVDALPRNPSGKLLKPQLRKEYPGPAPF from the coding sequence ATGCACGACAATATAGGCCAGTTTCTCAGCAAGCGTGCTGCCATCACTCCTCAGCGAGAAGCGTTCGTCGAGTGGGAGCGCGGCAGGCGTTTTACCTTTGCCCAACTGAATGAGCGCAGCAACAGGATTGCGAACACGCTACTGGCGAAGGGAATAGCCCCCGGGGATCGTGTGGCGACGCTGCTGAAGAACGGTATAGAATTCGTAGAGAGCTACTTCGCTATCGCCAAGATCGGCGCCGTGATGGTGCCGGTAAACTGGCGCCTGGTTGCCACAGAAATACACTTCATACTCGAGGATTCAGGGGCTGCTGCACTGATTTTCGATGCCGACTTCGATGACAGCATCGCCACTCTCCAGACGGTACAGCCCTCGCTTCCCTGCTTGCACTGGATTCGCTGCGGCAGTGAACTGGCTGACCTCCCCTGTGACGACTACGACACCCTGCTCGCAGCGGCGAACCCGGCAGAACCCCATATCGGGGCCGGGGATGACGACAACCTGTTCATCATGTACACCTCGGGCACGACCGGCCACCCCAAGGGCGCAGTTCACAGTCACACAGGTATGATCTGGTCACAATTCACCAGCATGTCGACATCAGACATGCGCGGTGACGACCGTTTTTTACTCCCGCTACCGATGTTTCATGTGGGCTGCCTCAATCCGGTATCGCTGCTGGTCCACCGGGGCGGCACCGGCGTAATCATGCGGGATCTGGATATGGGCCAGATGTTCCGCTGCATCGATGCGCAAAAAGTGTCGATTTTTATGGCGGTACCCGCCCTGCTCCAATTCATGCTGAATGCGCCCGAGCGCGCCGAGTGCGACATTTCCTCTGTGCGTTGGATCGCTACCGGTGCGGCTCCGGTACCCACGTCTCTTCTGGACGCCTGGGCGGCACTGGGTATCAGTATTCACCAGGCTTACGGGCTGACCGAATCCTGCGGCCCCGGCACGCTGCTACTGCCAGATGATGCCGCTGAGCACGTGGGTTCTTGTGGCCGCGCACAGATGCACACCGAGATAAAAATTGTCGATGCTCACGGCAACACTGTCGCGATGGGAAGCGGCGAGGCCGGAGAGTTAGTCCTGTCCGGGCGACACATGATGAAAGGCTACTGGAATCGCCCCGAAGCGACCGCCGAGGCGCTGCGCGACGGCTGGCTCTATACCGGTGACATCGCCACCTGGGATGCCGAAGGCTTTGTCACCATCTGTGATCGCAAAAAAGACATGATCATCTCCGGCGGTGAAAACATTTATCCCGCGGAACTGGAAAACGTACTGGCGGCTTGCCCCGATGTGCAGGAGGCAGCAGTAATTGGTGTTGCTTCAGAAAAGTGGGGCGAAACACCGTTGGCCCTGGTTGTACCGGCCCCGGGCACTAGCCCCGACAGCGACTCGCTCCGTGCGTGGTGCCGGGAGCACCTCGCCGGATATAAGGTGCCGCAGCTTTATGAATGCGTCGACGCCCTGCCGCGCAACCCTTCCGGCAAACTGCTCAAACCGCAACTTCGGAAAGAATACCCCGGGCCAGCGCCCTTTTAG
- the devC gene encoding ABC transporter permease DevC, which produces MKIAWVQISHQKLRLVAAVLGVAFAVILVLVQLGFSQALYDSSVRWHTSLGYDLALISPKTTYIVNPPGFPRNRLYQTLGVEGVESVTPVYIGIGKWRNPDDPLLTRNIYVMGFDPTDSGFSLIGDARTQRALRHPDRVLFDRLSRSEFGPVAGPVQAGEPVNTEINGRDVRVVGLFSLGTSFGIDGSIITSDLNFRRIFPDRSASRIELGLINLEEGADPVAVQRQILANIPADVRVLTKDEFVQHEVDYWARSTPIGYVFGLGVVMGLAVGVIVVYQILFSDVQDHLREYATLKAIGYSNMFLSRIVLSEAVLLAFIGFIPGLGISLLVYGQASGATNLPMEMTPERGGQVLLLTIAMCAGSGLLALRKLRAADPAEVF; this is translated from the coding sequence ATGAAAATCGCCTGGGTGCAGATAAGCCATCAAAAATTGCGCCTGGTCGCTGCGGTGCTGGGCGTCGCATTCGCCGTGATTCTGGTGCTGGTGCAACTCGGCTTCAGCCAGGCCTTGTATGATTCATCGGTGCGTTGGCATACCTCGCTAGGCTACGATCTCGCGTTGATTAGCCCCAAGACGACCTACATTGTTAACCCCCCCGGCTTTCCCCGAAATCGTCTGTATCAGACTCTGGGCGTCGAAGGTGTGGAATCAGTGACGCCGGTGTATATCGGCATAGGTAAATGGCGCAACCCGGATGATCCCCTGTTAACGCGTAACATCTATGTAATGGGCTTCGATCCCACAGATAGCGGCTTTAGCCTGATCGGAGACGCGCGCACGCAGCGTGCCCTGCGCCATCCAGACAGGGTGCTGTTTGATCGTCTTTCTCGGAGTGAGTTCGGGCCGGTAGCCGGCCCGGTGCAAGCCGGAGAACCGGTCAATACCGAGATCAATGGACGGGATGTGCGAGTAGTGGGGTTGTTCAGCCTGGGCACTTCCTTTGGTATCGATGGCAGTATTATCACCAGCGACCTCAACTTCAGGCGCATTTTTCCCGACCGTTCAGCATCGCGTATCGAGTTGGGATTGATCAACCTGGAGGAGGGGGCGGACCCCGTAGCCGTACAGCGGCAGATTCTGGCCAATATCCCGGCGGATGTGCGGGTGCTCACGAAAGATGAGTTCGTTCAGCACGAGGTAGACTACTGGGCGCGAAGTACCCCCATCGGCTATGTCTTTGGCCTTGGCGTGGTTATGGGGTTGGCGGTCGGTGTAATCGTGGTATACCAGATACTATTCTCCGATGTGCAGGATCACCTGCGCGAATACGCGACTTTGAAAGCGATTGGCTACTCCAATATGTTTCTTTCGCGCATTGTCTTGAGTGAAGCAGTCTTGCTCGCCTTTATCGGATTTATTCCCGGGCTTGGAATTAGCCTGCTGGTCTACGGACAGGCGAGCGGAGCGACTAACCTGCCGATGGAAATGACACCTGAACGCGGCGGCCAGGTACTTTTGCTGACCATTGCCATGTGCGCGGGCTCAGGTTTACTCGCATTGCGCAAGCTGCGCGCAGCCGACCCTGCTGAGGTGTTCTGA
- a CDS encoding efflux RND transporter periplasmic adaptor subunit: MRRISALAVVILLGFAEFALAQPRVVSSLGRIEPAGGVLRLAGPSGLGSVIMDLRVEEGQHVKAGDLIATLDSFPVRKAELARHDAELQNALQQLQREKKLGRSMATSASKIEALELSVAAARAGRAAAAAMQELSLVKAPRDGQVLYVHARPGERVGVEGVIELGDTSVMYTVAEVYETDIIHVKKGQQATISSPALAAPVTGTVEKIGLKVGRMDVLGMDPIAEADARVVEVDILLQDTEEVRKLTHLQVEVEIGI; this comes from the coding sequence ATGCGCAGGATTAGCGCACTTGCCGTCGTTATTCTCTTGGGCTTTGCCGAGTTTGCGCTTGCGCAGCCGAGGGTCGTCAGCAGCCTGGGACGTATTGAGCCCGCTGGTGGTGTACTGCGCCTTGCCGGCCCCTCTGGTCTTGGCTCTGTGATCATGGATTTGCGGGTCGAGGAGGGTCAGCACGTTAAGGCTGGCGACCTGATCGCAACCCTGGACAGCTTTCCGGTGCGCAAGGCAGAACTCGCACGCCACGATGCTGAGCTACAGAACGCGCTACAGCAGTTGCAGCGGGAAAAGAAACTGGGCCGCTCAATGGCCACCTCGGCCTCGAAAATTGAAGCGCTGGAACTGAGTGTGGCTGCTGCGCGGGCGGGCCGTGCGGCAGCCGCTGCGATGCAGGAGCTCTCCCTCGTAAAGGCCCCCAGAGACGGGCAAGTGCTGTACGTGCACGCACGCCCCGGCGAAAGAGTGGGCGTTGAAGGGGTGATCGAATTAGGCGACACCAGCGTGATGTATACCGTGGCGGAGGTGTATGAAACAGACATTATCCACGTCAAGAAAGGCCAGCAAGCGACCATCAGCAGCCCGGCTCTTGCCGCGCCGGTGACAGGAACCGTAGAGAAAATCGGGCTGAAAGTCGGGCGCATGGATGTACTGGGTATGGACCCTATCGCCGAGGCTGATGCCCGAGTGGTCGAGGTCGATATCCTGTTGCAAGACACTGAGGAGGTCCGCAAGCTTACTCACTTGCAGGTGGAAGTGGAGATCGGCATTTGA
- a CDS encoding ATP-binding cassette domain-containing protein, which yields MQAPVVLENVSYHYRTAVSERRVLSDISLVIRSGEIVILTGPSGSGKTTLITLIGALRAGQTGSVKVLGEELRDANEKAMTQVRRQIGYVFQQHNLLDSLTVAENVMMSLQLGDQKLSGKEQRARVEEVLTQVGLAEHVDKNPRELSGGQKQRAGIARALVTRPSLILADEPTASLDKESGRNVVDLLQTLCREQGASVVLVTHDNRILDVADRILHLEDGEIQSVSEAMSANTSQMLRLLDQHDPEASLYLSAFSLALTRVAMADNQMDDAERNAIREVLNSVSGLGSGEVDLVMELAMSQVRCRTALNGSGKNLFSAEQAAHFVESMQAVAAADGDVSDEETAEIRLIAEELGFPPPP from the coding sequence ATGCAGGCGCCGGTGGTTCTCGAAAACGTCAGTTATCACTATCGCACTGCGGTAAGTGAGCGCCGCGTGCTCAGTGATATCAGCCTTGTCATTCGCTCCGGTGAAATCGTGATATTGACGGGGCCCTCGGGTTCCGGGAAAACCACGTTGATCACGCTGATCGGTGCACTGAGGGCGGGTCAAACAGGCAGTGTGAAAGTGCTCGGGGAAGAGCTGCGCGATGCCAATGAGAAGGCGATGACCCAGGTCCGGCGCCAGATAGGCTATGTTTTTCAACAGCACAACCTGCTGGACTCGCTCACCGTCGCAGAAAACGTGATGATGTCGCTGCAACTGGGGGATCAAAAGCTTTCCGGGAAAGAGCAGCGCGCGAGGGTAGAAGAAGTACTGACCCAGGTCGGGCTGGCGGAGCACGTTGACAAGAACCCGAGAGAACTTTCCGGTGGCCAGAAACAGCGCGCGGGTATCGCCCGGGCGCTGGTAACGCGCCCGTCGCTCATTCTTGCGGATGAGCCGACGGCTTCACTGGACAAGGAGTCCGGGCGCAACGTTGTAGACCTGCTGCAAACCCTTTGCAGGGAGCAGGGGGCGTCGGTCGTTCTGGTGACGCACGACAACCGTATTCTTGATGTCGCGGATCGCATCCTGCATCTGGAAGATGGCGAGATACAGTCTGTCAGCGAGGCGATGTCCGCCAACACCAGCCAGATGTTACGGCTGCTGGACCAGCATGATCCAGAGGCGTCACTCTACCTCTCGGCTTTTTCGCTGGCCCTCACGCGCGTAGCCATGGCGGACAACCAGATGGATGACGCCGAGCGCAATGCGATTCGGGAAGTGTTGAACAGCGTTTCCGGGCTCGGCAGTGGCGAGGTAGATCTGGTGATGGAGCTGGCAATGTCCCAGGTGCGCTGCCGCACCGCCTTAAACGGCAGTGGCAAGAATCTATTCAGTGCTGAGCAGGCCGCGCATTTTGTCGAGAGTATGCAGGCTGTTGCCGCTGCAGACGGCGATGTCAGCGACGAGGAAACCGCCGAGATCAGGCTTATCGCTGAGGAATTGGGCTTTCCACCGCCCCCCTAG